TCCTTAAAGACTGGTTCTGCTACTCAAGAAACTGAAACTTTTCAATCTAAGGAAAGTTTGACACTTCCTAATAAAAAAACATCAGAAAACAAAGTTTCTGATGTTTTGGAAGTTAAAGTAAAAAAAACGAACAATTGGGTTGATGATGGTGAGGCAGAAAATTGGCAATTACCTGATTTGACTGAAAAATTGACAAATAATAATGATGAAGAAACAAAAGAATTGCCTTTATCCAGTTTGGCTGAAAAGACCAACTCAGAATCGGAAATGAAACATAGTGTCAAAGAAACTGAAGAACTCTTAAAACAAGAGAAAAAGCTATCTTCAAAATATGATAAAACAAAATCTCAGACAAAAGCTAGTTCCAAGGAAAAGGATGTGACAGCTAATTTGAACCAAAAAAGACAGCAGCATTATAAAAAAACAAATAGACTCGCTAAAAAGATTTCAACTGTCTTGATAACTTTTATTTTAATTTTATTGTTAGGAACAGGACTTTTTGGTTATTATTATGTTTCGAGTGCTATAAAGCCATTGGATGCTCATTCAACTAAGTATATTCAAGTAGAGATTCCTAGTGGTTCTGGTAATCGAATGATTGGTAAAATACTTGAAAAAGCTGGTGTAATCAAGAATGCCACTGTTTTTAATTTTTACACCAAATTCCGTAATTACAGTAATTTACAAAGTGGCTACTATAATTTACAAAAAAGCATGTCTTTAGATGATATTGCTAAAACTTTGAAAAATGGAGGTACGACAACGCCTCAAGCTCCAGTTTTAGGAAAGGTGGTCATTCCAGAAGGCTATACCATTAAGCAAATTTCCAAAGCTATCACTAGCAATGCTAATACCAAAAAAAAGACGGATAAAACCCCTTTTACAGCTAAAGAATTTTTAAAAACGGTTAAGGATAAAGCATTTATTGAGAAAATGGTCAAGAAGTACCCAAGACTTTTGGGAAGTTTACCTGATGCTTCTAAGGTGACTTATCAGCTTGAAGGTTATCTTTTCCCAGCCACATACAGTTATGGGAAAAAGACCAGTATTGAGGATTTAATTGATAATATGTTAGCTGCTATGGATACTAATATGCAAAGTTATTATGATACGATTGAATCTCAAGGAAAGACAGTTAATGACATCTTAACGCTTGCTTCTCTTGTCGAAAAAGAAGGTGCAACAGATGATGATCGAAAGAAAATTGCTGGTATTTTCTACAATCGTATAAATCAGGATATGCCATTGCAGTCTAATATTGCTATCCTTTATGCTATGGGAAAACTTGGTGAGAAAACCAGTTTAAAAGAAGATGCAACTATTAATACTAAAATTGATTCTCCTTACAATGTTTATACCAATAAAGGACTTATGCCTGGGGCAGTAGATAATCCTAGTTTGTCAGCCATCAAAGCAGCAGTAGAACCAGAGTCAACAGATGATCTTTATTTTGTAGCCGATGTTACAACAGGTGAAGTTCATTATGCTAAAACTTATGAGGAACACTCTGCCAATGTTGAGAAGTATGTTAACAAAAAGGTAGCATCAAGCAGTGATTCGTAAGTGAATGAGACAAGCATATAATAATTGTCAGTGTAATCATAGAATTACACCTTGTAAAGCTTACTTGTAACTAAAGAAGCTGGGACTTTGTCCCAGCCTCTTCATGTCTAAATAACTTAGAAAAGAGAAAAAATTATGTCAGAAAAAACTTATCCAATGACTCTTGCAGAAAAAGAACAATTAGAACAAGAACTTGAAGAGTTAAAATTAGTTCGTCGTCCAGAAGTGATTGAACGTATTAAAATAGCACGTTCTTATGGTGATTTATCAGAAAATAGTGAATATGAAGCGGCAAAAGATGAACAAGCTTTTGTTGAAGGACAAATTTCAAGTATTGAAACTAAAATTCGTTATGCTGAAATTGTCGACAGTGATGCTGTTGCTAAAAATGAGGTCGCTATTGGTAAAACAGTTATTGTTCGTGAAGTAGGAACAAACGATGAAGATACTTATTCTATTGTTGGTGCCGCCGGAGCTGATGTTTTTGCTGGAAAAATTTCTAATGAGAGTCCAATTGCGCAAGCACTTATCGGTAAGAAAACAGGTGATAAAGTAATGATTGAATCACCAGCGGGAAGTTATCAAGTCGAAATTGTTAAAGTGAAAAAGACAAAATAATAAGAAGAACTTATTAGAACCATAGTTTCTAACATTTTGATTATTAAAGAGAGATAGGAAAGGGAAGAGTATTTCTGACTTCATCTAGTTTCTCTCTATTCTAAAAAACCTATTCCTAGAATTAAATGACTAGGAATAGGTTTTTTGATGCTTTTCAACAATCAATACGTTTTGTTGAAGAACTCGTATAATCTTTTTAACCAAGCGTTATGGAAGACTTAGCGTAGACGTAGAAAATAGTGTTAGTGGGTCTTTTTAAGATGTTGTGAGTGCCATTCGAGCAGTTGATAATACTGTGAGAACAAGCTATAAAAGATTAGGTGGATCCGTTGATAACAGCTTCCGTTAGTCAATGAGACGATTAGCAACCATTGACTTTGCTATCTTGCTCAGTCTATGAGTATAAAATTGGCTTATTGCTTATGGTGACGCTGTTTACCTGCATTGCGGTTGGACTTTTGCTTTTTAGAGGTTGTAAGCTTTTTATCATTATTGGCTTGTGGAGTGATATCTTTACGAGTATTTGATTTGAAAGGTTTTGGAGGGTTTTTCTTAAATTCTTCATCAATTTGCTTCCGCAATTTTGGTTTAATGATATGGTTTGTGATCAATTGTTGGATGAGACCAAAAATACCACTGACTAGCCAGTAAAGAGCACCTCCAGCAGGAGCACCTATGGAAATCATAACCATCATAATTGGCATCATAAACATCATATTTCTTGTTTGCTGTCTTTGTGCTTCTGGAACACTTAGCGTTGAAACCCAAGACTGAACAAGATAAAGAATTCCAATAATAACAGTGATGATCATATTTGGACTGCCAAGTTTAATACCTAAGAAACTAGCACTGGCGATTCCCTTGGTGTAACGGGTAGAAATATAAAGTGCAGAGAAGAAAGGCATCTGGATCAGCAGCGGTAGACATCCTAAACCACCAAACATGCTCATACCGTAATGACGCTGCGCCTGCATTAATTCTGTTTGAGCAGCCATTTTTTCTTCCTGAGTTTTGGCATTCTTCATGCGTTCTTGAATAGGATCAAAGACTGGTTTTAGATAAGCCATTTTCTCAGATTGGTAAGTCATCTTTCGTACTTGACTAAGACCTAATGGCAAGATGAGAAGACGGACAATAACTGTGACAATGATAATAGCAAAGCCAAATCCCAGACCAAGATTATTAGCTAAATATTGGATAACACTTCCCATTGGGGCAGCAAAAAATTTGTAAACCCAACCTTCACCAGTTGGTTTTCCATTTTTCATCTGCACGCAACCAGATAGGAAAAAAAGCATAGACAGAGCTAAGCCCGAAAATAAAAGACGCTTGTAAATTTTTTTCACGATAATCTTCCTTTGATTTTAATAATACCTATCTATTTTACTGTTTTTTAGTAAAATACTCAATAGTTCTTGAGAATGATTTTGAGATAAATTAATTGGCCATTCTGAAATCATGGTAATCAGAAAAATTTGCTATATTGACGTCAACATAAGTGACTTTAGAAAAAGGAGATGGACCTTTGCGAATTTCTTGAATAAACTTAGCTAGTTTTTCAGCATTATCTGACTGAGCTAGAATTTCTACTGTTCCATCATCATTGTTCCAAACACGTCCATAAATATCCCCTATTTCTAAAGCGAGATTATAGGTAGAATAGCGAAAACCGACACCTTGAACACGACCAGAGACTAGTAATCTGACTTTTTTCATAATTCTTTCTCCTTTTTTGTTATAATATCTTTATGACTATTATAACCTCAAAAGCCAATTCCTTGATTAAAAAAACTAAAAAATTATTACAAAAAAAATACCGTCAATATTCCTATTTGATTGAGGGCTGGCATTTATTTGCAGAAGCACAAGCCAACAATGCTGATATTATTAATATTTTTGTCCTAGAGTGTTATGCTTCTAGAGTATCTGAGTTTCCCAATGTTGTTCTAGTATCAGAGGATATTTTAAAAGATTTATCTGCTTCAAAGACTCCTCAAGGTATTGTTGCTGAAATAGCTTTTCCTAAGCAAGTAATTCCTCAGCAGTTCTTTGGAAAATATCTGCTTTTGGAAGACGTTCAAGATCCAGGAAATGTAGGAACAATCATTCGGACAGCAGATGCAGCAGCTTTTGATGCTGTTTTTGTGTCAGAAAAGACAGCAGATATTTATAATTCCAAGACTCTTCGTTCAATGCAGGGTAGCCATTTTCATCTTCCTATTTATAGAGTCAATCTTTTATCTTTAGTGAATGATTTAAAAAATGCAGATGTTACTACCATTGCGACCACACTATCTGATCATTCCTGTGACTATAAGTCTTTAAAAAAGGTTGAAAATTTTGCGCTTATTATGGGAAATGAAGGGCAAGGCATTACTTCAGAAATGGCTGAACAAGCAGATGTTTTGACCCATATCACTATGCCTGGAAGAGCAGAAAGCTTAAATGTAGCAGCTGCTGCAGCTATATTTATTTTTAGCTTAATTTAAGTTGATATGATATAATAATGGCGAGGTGATAACCATGAAGAAGTATGAACAAGATGAAGAATTCATGAGTCTTGTAGGACCTTTAATTGACCATCCGCGGTTTCAAAAATTGGAAGGTATTATACAGCATCACCATTCTACGCGCTCAGAACATTCCATTAATGTAAGCTATACTAGTTATAGGATTGCTAAAAAATTTGGTTGGGATGCTAAGAGTACGGCTCGTGGCGGTTTGTTACATGACCTATTTTATTATGATTGGCGAGATACTAAATTCAATAAAGGTCATGCCTGGGTTCATCCAAGAATTGCTGTAAAAAATGCTCGTAAGGTAACCAAGCTTAATCAAAAAGAAGAAGACATCATTTTAAAACACATGTGGGGAGCAACCATAGCTCCACCGCGTTACAAAGAGGGTTATATCGTAACTATGGTTGATAAATATTGGGCTGTAAAAGAGGCGATAACCCCTTTAAGAATGAAATGGCAAAAACGCCGTATCTTTCGTCGTAAGTTTTTAGGCAGTCACAATCATTAGAAAAATTTAGGAGAATAAAATGAATAATAACACAATTTACACACAAAGTGATAGCAGGCTTAGCAGTTTTTTTGCTAAGATTTATGGTTTAGTTGGCATGGGAATTGGGCTATCAGCAGTCGTTTCTTATCTTATGCTCTATGTTTTTCGCAATAACATGATAGCTATTATGGTTAATGCGCCTTGGGTTTACTATGTTGCTATCTTCGCAGAACTGGCGCTTGTTTTAATAGCAAGCAACGCAGCACGTAAGAATAGTCCTACAGCTTTACCATTGTTTTTGGTTTATTCAGCTTTAAATGGCTTTACTTTGAGCTTTATTATTGCTCTTTATACCCAAACAACGGTTTTACAAGCTTTTGTTTCATCAGCAGCTGTTTTCTTTGTTATGGCACTTATTGGAGTGACCATTAAAAAAGATTTATCTGGAATGGGTAAAGCTTTGCTTGCTGCTTTAATTGGTATCATTATTGCCAGCCTTATTAATATGTTTATCGGCAGCGGAACAATGAGCTATGTCATTAGTATTATTTCAGTCTTGATTTTTTCTGGATTGATTGCTTATGATAATCAATTGATTAAGCGTGTATATGACTATAATAGTGGAAATGTCAGTGATGGTTGGGCAGTATCAATGGCTCTCAATCTTTACTTAGACTTTATCAATCTGTTTCTTAGTTTACTTCGTATCTTTGGAAGAAATGATTAAAAATATAGGAGTATAGGAAGAACTCAGAGCCTAATATTAATAATGGCTTGCTGAGTGCTTCCTATTTTTTGTATCGGTTAGTTATAAAAGACAATGAATACTATCCTTTTAATGTAGGGATTTTCTAGAGTGATGGTTTCACTCTTTTTTATGGTATAATAAATCAATAATATAATTTTGGAGATCCTATGAAAACACCATTTGTATCAAAAGAACAGCTAGATAAGATCACAGCACAGTTTCCAACTCCTTTTCACCTTTATGATGAAAAAGGCATACGAGAAACAGCTCGTGCTGTCAATAAAGCCTTTGCTTGGAATTCCGGTTTCAAGGAATTTTTTGCGGTTAAAGCAACACCTAATCCAACTATTTTAAAGATATTGCAAGAAGAAGGCTGTGGGGTAGATTGTGCGACTGATGTTGAGTTGAAGATGGCTGATAAACTTGGTTTCGATCGCTCTGCTATTAGTTTTACATCAAATGATACTCAAGCTTCAGAGTTTGTTTTTGCGCGCAGTATCAATGCAACGATTAATTTGGATGCCTATGAACATATTGCTTTCTTAGAAGAAGCAGCAGGACTTCCTGAAACGGTTTCTCTGCGTTTTAACCCCGGCGGTGTGTTTTCGCTTGGGACAGATATTATGGATCATCCTGAAGAGTCTAAATTTGGAATGACTAAGGAACAACTTTTCCAAGGCTATCAAGATTTGAAAGACAAAGGTGTTAAATCTTTTGGCCTACATGCTTTTTTGGCATCTAATACTGTTACTAATGATTATTATCCAACTTTAGCAGCTCAACTATTTGAATTAGCTGTTGAAATAAAAAATGAATTGGGTATCAGCCTTGATTTTATCAATTTGTCAGGCGGTATTGGTATTGATTACTCGGCAGCTGATGAACAAAATGATATTGCTGTTATTGGAGAGGGTGTTCATCAAAAATTTGATGATATTTTAGTTCCTAATGGGCTCAGTCAGATCAAAATTTATACAGAACTTGGACGCTATATGTTGGCTTCACATGGGCATCTGATTACTAAAGTGCTTCATTTAAAAGATACTTATCGTCATTATGTTGGTGTTGATGCCAGTGCTGTTAATCTTTTGCGTCCTGCCATGTATGATGCTTATCATCACATTACCAATATCAGCAACCCACAGGGAACTGTTCAAGTTGTTGATATTGTAGGCAGTTTGTGTGAGAATAATGATAAGTTTGCCAAACGGCGTGAATTGCCAGAAGCGCGTGTGGGTGATACACTTGTTATTCATGATACAGGTGCTCATGGCTTTTCAATGGGTTACAATTACAATGGTCGTTTACGCTCTGCGGAAATTTTACTCCGAGAAGACGGTCAAGCTCAAATGATTCGTCGAGCAGAAACTCCAGAAGATTATTTTGCAACACTTTATGGCTTTAATTTTGATAGATAAAAGAGAGTGAAAAAGGAAATGGTTTTTCTTAACAGTCTTCAACAATTGATTAGGAATATGAAAAGCTGTCAGCTATCAATCGATACTTACCCAATCAACTGATTTTTTCATTTTCAAAATTATAAATAAAAACGATAATGCTTTGGCTAATTTGTAAATAGCTATAAAGCTTAAAAGGGCAGAAAAAGCAAGGAAGCTATTTTTATTGTTTTGATTTTAAAAATGGGTTTCGATATCAACTGCTAGGTTTTGTCTATAATGAGAATCTTGTTTAGTGGCTTTTCTGCCTAAGGCTCTTTTTATGCTATTTTATTTGTGAAAGGGTTTCAAATCTGATATAATATTGATGTAAAAAATTTAGGAGAATAAAAATGAATACTTTTCTTTGGATTCTATTAGTTATTATTGCCTTACTTGCAGGACTTGTGGGAGGCACTTTTATTGCTCGTAAGCAGATGGAAAAATATTTAGAAGAAAACCCACCACTTAACGAAGATGTTATTCGTAATATGATGAGTCAGATGGGTCAAAAACCAAGTGAAGCTAAAGTGCAACAAGTTGTTCGTCAGATGAATAAACAACAAAAAGCAGCTAAAGCAAAGGCTAAAAAGAAGAAATAATCTTTTAGATGAGACTGGGTTTTCCTAGTCTTATTTTAGAAAGAAGATAAGCATGGATAATAGACCTATTGGCTTTTTAGACTCCGGAGTGGGCGGTTTAACGGTCGTACGTGAATTAATGCGTCAGCTTCCAC
This region of Streptococcus mutans genomic DNA includes:
- the mltG gene encoding endolytic transglycosylase MltG is translated as MTDIFNDREKKEAQQTKSFKEKILADMRKAKQSRKNRDISQVKKGNVAKDHQKYSDSAVQKQDKEETRTVMPIPEGNITDKDVDNVLANLDEIFAPGQLNHSDQINEKENSQQITGKQSSSLKTGSATQETETFQSKESLTLPNKKTSENKVSDVLEVKVKKTNNWVDDGEAENWQLPDLTEKLTNNNDEETKELPLSSLAEKTNSESEMKHSVKETEELLKQEKKLSSKYDKTKSQTKASSKEKDVTANLNQKRQQHYKKTNRLAKKISTVLITFILILLLGTGLFGYYYVSSAIKPLDAHSTKYIQVEIPSGSGNRMIGKILEKAGVIKNATVFNFYTKFRNYSNLQSGYYNLQKSMSLDDIAKTLKNGGTTTPQAPVLGKVVIPEGYTIKQISKAITSNANTKKKTDKTPFTAKEFLKTVKDKAFIEKMVKKYPRLLGSLPDASKVTYQLEGYLFPATYSYGKKTSIEDLIDNMLAAMDTNMQSYYDTIESQGKTVNDILTLASLVEKEGATDDDRKKIAGIFYNRINQDMPLQSNIAILYAMGKLGEKTSLKEDATINTKIDSPYNVYTNKGLMPGAVDNPSLSAIKAAVEPESTDDLYFVADVTTGEVHYAKTYEEHSANVEKYVNKKVASSSDS
- the greA gene encoding transcription elongation factor GreA, with protein sequence MSEKTYPMTLAEKEQLEQELEELKLVRRPEVIERIKIARSYGDLSENSEYEAAKDEQAFVEGQISSIETKIRYAEIVDSDAVAKNEVAIGKTVIVREVGTNDEDTYSIVGAAGADVFAGKISNESPIAQALIGKKTGDKVMIESPAGSYQVEIVKVKKTK
- the yidC2 gene encoding membrane protein insertase YidC2; amino-acid sequence: MKKIYKRLLFSGLALSMLFFLSGCVQMKNGKPTGEGWVYKFFAAPMGSVIQYLANNLGLGFGFAIIIVTVIVRLLILPLGLSQVRKMTYQSEKMAYLKPVFDPIQERMKNAKTQEEKMAAQTELMQAQRHYGMSMFGGLGCLPLLIQMPFFSALYISTRYTKGIASASFLGIKLGSPNMIITVIIGILYLVQSWVSTLSVPEAQRQQTRNMMFMMPIMMVMISIGAPAGGALYWLVSGIFGLIQQLITNHIIKPKLRKQIDEEFKKNPPKPFKSNTRKDITPQANNDKKLTTSKKQKSNRNAGKQRHHKQ
- a CDS encoding acylphosphatase — protein: MKKVRLLVSGRVQGVGFRYSTYNLALEIGDIYGRVWNNDDGTVEILAQSDNAEKLAKFIQEIRKGPSPFSKVTYVDVNIANFSDYHDFRMAN
- a CDS encoding TrmH family RNA methyltransferase → MTIITSKANSLIKKTKKLLQKKYRQYSYLIEGWHLFAEAQANNADIINIFVLECYASRVSEFPNVVLVSEDILKDLSASKTPQGIVAEIAFPKQVIPQQFFGKYLLLEDVQDPGNVGTIIRTADAAAFDAVFVSEKTADIYNSKTLRSMQGSHFHLPIYRVNLLSLVNDLKNADVTTIATTLSDHSCDYKSLKKVENFALIMGNEGQGITSEMAEQADVLTHITMPGRAESLNVAAAAAIFIFSLI
- a CDS encoding HD domain-containing protein produces the protein MKKYEQDEEFMSLVGPLIDHPRFQKLEGIIQHHHSTRSEHSINVSYTSYRIAKKFGWDAKSTARGGLLHDLFYYDWRDTKFNKGHAWVHPRIAVKNARKVTKLNQKEEDIILKHMWGATIAPPRYKEGYIVTMVDKYWAVKEAITPLRMKWQKRRIFRRKFLGSHNH
- a CDS encoding Bax inhibitor-1/YccA family protein — encoded protein: MNNNTIYTQSDSRLSSFFAKIYGLVGMGIGLSAVVSYLMLYVFRNNMIAIMVNAPWVYYVAIFAELALVLIASNAARKNSPTALPLFLVYSALNGFTLSFIIALYTQTTVLQAFVSSAAVFFVMALIGVTIKKDLSGMGKALLAALIGIIIASLINMFIGSGTMSYVISIISVLIFSGLIAYDNQLIKRVYDYNSGNVSDGWAVSMALNLYLDFINLFLSLLRIFGRND
- a CDS encoding diaminopimelate decarboxylase family protein → MKTPFVSKEQLDKITAQFPTPFHLYDEKGIRETARAVNKAFAWNSGFKEFFAVKATPNPTILKILQEEGCGVDCATDVELKMADKLGFDRSAISFTSNDTQASEFVFARSINATINLDAYEHIAFLEEAAGLPETVSLRFNPGGVFSLGTDIMDHPEESKFGMTKEQLFQGYQDLKDKGVKSFGLHAFLASNTVTNDYYPTLAAQLFELAVEIKNELGISLDFINLSGGIGIDYSAADEQNDIAVIGEGVHQKFDDILVPNGLSQIKIYTELGRYMLASHGHLITKVLHLKDTYRHYVGVDASAVNLLRPAMYDAYHHITNISNPQGTVQVVDIVGSLCENNDKFAKRRELPEARVGDTLVIHDTGAHGFSMGYNYNGRLRSAEILLREDGQAQMIRRAETPEDYFATLYGFNFDR
- a CDS encoding YneF family protein produces the protein MNTFLWILLVIIALLAGLVGGTFIARKQMEKYLEENPPLNEDVIRNMMSQMGQKPSEAKVQQVVRQMNKQQKAAKAKAKKKK